The genomic segment CACGAAGTGTGCGAGCGCGTGCGCTCGCTGATCCTGGCCGAATTCCCCAAGGGCCTGAAGGTCGTGCGCGAGTACGACACCTCGCTGCCGGAATTCCGCGCCGACCGCGAACAGCTGATCCAGGCGGTGCTGAACATCGCCCACAACGCCTGCCAGGCGCTGTCCGAGCGCATCGCGGCCGGCGATGCGCAGCTCGTGTTCCGCACCCGCGTCGCCCGCCAGGTCACGTTCGGCAAGCAGCGCTACCGACTGGCACTGGAATTGCATGTCATCGACAACGGGCCGGGAGTGCCCCCGTCCATCAAGGACCGCATCTTCTATCCGCTCGTGTCGGGCAGGGAAGGCGGGTCCGGACTGGGGCTGACGCTGGCGCAGACCTTCGTTCAGCAGCACCATGGGCTGATCGAATGCGACAGCGTCCCGGGGAGGACGGATTTCAAGATCCTGATCCCGCTGCCATGAATTGATTGCGATGAACCTGGGTGACCACCACGACATGAAGCCGATCTGGATCGTTGACGATGACCAATCCATCCGCTTCGTGCTGGAGAAGGCCCTCATGCGGGAGGAACTCCCGACCCGCAGCTTCACCAACGCCCGCGAGGTCCTCGCCGCGCTCGAAAGCGCCAACGACGACCAGGGGCCGCAGATCCTGGTCAGCGACATCCGCATGCCCGGGGGCAGCGGCCTGGACCTGCTGAACAAGGTCAAGGAGAAGCATCCGGGCCTGCCCGTCATCATCATGACGGCGTTCTCCGACCTGGACAGCGCGGTGTCGGCCTTCCAGGGCGGCGCGTTCGAATACCTGCCCAAGCCCTTCGACCTGCCCAAGGCCATCGAGTTGATCCGGCGCGCGGTGGAAGAGAGCCAGCGCGAGGAAGTGGCCGAAGAGCGGATGAACGGTGCACCCGAGATGCTCGGCCAGGCGCCCGCCATGCAGGACGTGTTCCGCGCCATCGGCCGCCTGTCGCAAAGCAACGTGACGGTGATGATCACGGGTGAGTCCGGGAGCGGCAAGGAGCTGGTCGCGCGCGCGCTGCACAAGCACTCGCCGCGCGCCAACGGCCCGTTCGTCGCGATCAACACCGCCGCCATCCCGAAGGACCTGCTGGAGTCCGAGCTGTTCGGCCACGAGCGCGGGGCCTTCACCGGCGCGCAGACCATGCGCCGCGGCCGCTTCGAGCAGGCCGACGGCGGCACGCTGTTCCTCGACGAGATCGGCGACATGCCGTTCGATCTGCAGACGCGCCTGCTGCGCGTGCTGTCCGACGGCCACTTCTACCGCGTGGGCGGCCACAACGCGGTGAAGGCGAACGTCCGCGTCATCGCGGCGACGCACCAGGACCTGGAGCAGCGCGTCAAGGAAGGCGCGTTCCGCGAGGACCTGTTCCACCGCCTGAACGTGATCCGCCTGCGCCTGCCCGCGCTGCGCGAACGCCGCGAGGACATCCCGATGCTCGCGCGCCATTTCCTGCAGCAGTCGGCGCGGCAGCTCGGGGTGGAGCCGAAGCGCATCTCCGATGCGGCGCTGGCGCGCCTGACGACATTCGCCTTCCCTGGCAACGTGCGGCAGCTGGAGAACATCTGCCACTGGCTGACGGTGATGGCGCCGGCCCAGCTGATCGAACCCAAGGACCTGCCGCCCGAAGTGGTGCCGGTCGCGGGGGAATCGCTGGCTGCGCGCACCGTGCCGGAACAAGCCGCGCGGCCGGAGGAGCCATTTGTCGCGATGCCCGCGGCGCCTTCCGCGACCGAGGCCGGTGCGGGCAATTGGGAAGCGGGGCTGGAGGCCGAGGCGATGGCACTCCTGGCCGCCGGCCGTCATGACGTGTGGGACACGCTGAACAAGCGCTTCGAGTCGCGGCTGATCCTCACCGCGCTCGCCAACACCCGCGGCCGCCGCATCGAGGCGGCTCAGAAGCTGGGGATCGGGCGCAACACCATCACGCGGAAGATCCAGGAGCTCGGGCTCGAGTAGGCGCGCGTCATTCCCGCGGAGGCGGGAATCCAGGGCTTCCGCCTTCAGCGCGTCGCGCGCGCAATCTGGATCCTCGCGTTCGCGGGGATGACGAACCTAGAACTCGATCGTCACCGGCGCGTGATCGCTCGGCTGCTTCCACTTGCGCGGCGCGCGATCGATGGCGCATGACTTCACGTGCGCGCGCAGCGCCTCGCTGACCAGGATGTGATCGATCCTCAGCCCACGGTTCTTCTGGTAGCCCAGCATCCGGTAGTCCCACCAGCTGAAGCTCTTCTCCGGCTGCTCGAAGAGACGAAAGCCGTCGCACAGCCCCAGCTCCAGCAGCTTGCGGAAATGCTCGCGCTCTTCCTTCGTGTGATGGATCGTGTCGCGCAGGCCGTCCGGGTCGTACGAGTCCCGGTCCTCCGGCGCGATGTTGAAATCGCCCAGCAGCACCAGCCGCTCATGCCGCCGCAGCTCGTCGCACAGGTAGGCGTTGAGCCCGCCCAGCCAGTTCATCTTGTAGGCGAACTTCTCCGTGCCGGGCGCCTGCCCGTTGACGAAGTAGCCGTTGACGACACGCAGCTCGCCCTGCGGCCCATCGATCGTCGCGGCGATCACGCGCGAATGTTCGTCGGCGAAGCCGGCGATGTTCTTCGCGACGTCACGCACCGGCGTGCGGCTGAGGATGGCGACGCCGTTGTACGTCTTCTGCCCGAACACGGCGCAGTGCGTGTAGCCCGCGGCATGCAGCTCGAGGAGCGGAAACTTGTCTTCCGTGAGCTTCAGTTCCTGCAGGCACAGCACGTCGACCGGGTTCGCGGCCACCCAATCCAGCATGTGCTGCAGCCGCGCCGCGAGCGAGTTGATGTTCCAGGTGGTGATCTTCATGCGCGCCGGCGAAGGTAGGTGATGAAGCTGTAGCGCTGCCCCGCGGCCGAGACGTGGTCTTGCCGCGTGGCTTCGGCCCAGTCCCGTCCGAGCTCGGGCGCGTAGGCGTCGCCTTCGAAGTCGCCGTCCACCAGCGTG from the Ramlibacter henchirensis genome contains:
- the ntrC gene encoding nitrogen regulation protein NR(I); its protein translation is MKPIWIVDDDQSIRFVLEKALMREELPTRSFTNAREVLAALESANDDQGPQILVSDIRMPGGSGLDLLNKVKEKHPGLPVIIMTAFSDLDSAVSAFQGGAFEYLPKPFDLPKAIELIRRAVEESQREEVAEERMNGAPEMLGQAPAMQDVFRAIGRLSQSNVTVMITGESGSGKELVARALHKHSPRANGPFVAINTAAIPKDLLESELFGHERGAFTGAQTMRRGRFEQADGGTLFLDEIGDMPFDLQTRLLRVLSDGHFYRVGGHNAVKANVRVIAATHQDLEQRVKEGAFREDLFHRLNVIRLRLPALRERREDIPMLARHFLQQSARQLGVEPKRISDAALARLTTFAFPGNVRQLENICHWLTVMAPAQLIEPKDLPPEVVPVAGESLAARTVPEQAARPEEPFVAMPAAPSATEAGAGNWEAGLEAEAMALLAAGRHDVWDTLNKRFESRLILTALANTRGRRIEAAQKLGIGRNTITRKIQELGLE
- the xth gene encoding exodeoxyribonuclease III; its protein translation is MKITTWNINSLAARLQHMLDWVAANPVDVLCLQELKLTEDKFPLLELHAAGYTHCAVFGQKTYNGVAILSRTPVRDVAKNIAGFADEHSRVIAATIDGPQGELRVVNGYFVNGQAPGTEKFAYKMNWLGGLNAYLCDELRRHERLVLLGDFNIAPEDRDSYDPDGLRDTIHHTKEEREHFRKLLELGLCDGFRLFEQPEKSFSWWDYRMLGYQKNRGLRIDHILVSEALRAHVKSCAIDRAPRKWKQPSDHAPVTIEF